Within Psychrobacter sp. AH5, the genomic segment CTGAAGTTTAGTATAGTGTCTGAAATCTAAATGTTGGAAACACTTATTAATATCTGCCCACTTCCAAAATAAATAGTCGGTAATAGATTCTTCGCCTACGTGTCTAACATTTTCAGTAAATTCTACTACTTGCCTTTCGACCTCTTTATGTTTTTCACACATGTTCATATTAGGCTTTCCTAGCTATCAAATTAATAAGTTGTATTTAAAAAACAATCGTCTTACAGGCATATACTATCTTCAAAAAACCGATTTTTCATCAAGCACAATTCAAGATAACTATTATTTATAAGAAAGCTGTTTGTGTTAGCGTTTATGTCTAGCAGAATTACTGTAGAGAGTTATACGCCCTCACCCATCTGTATTTCTAAAGCTTGGCGAATCAGACCCATGACGTAAGGCACCTGAGAGATATTATTAATTCCTACCTCAGCATCCCCATTTCCCCATCGACCAAGATTGGTAACATCACGAGCTATACCTTTAGGATCATTTAGATCATGGAAGGGTATATTTAAAGTGAGACGCAGTCTACTCTTTTGAGGAACAACGTCCACAAAATTGGTATCCGCTTTAAACGCAACATAAAGTTTCAATATATCTTCAGTGACACTAGGATCAAGTGCCATTATTTCATTGCGTAGCTGTTCAAAAAGCTCGCGCATGGGCATTCCTTTATTTAGTTGAGGATGATCAGCTAATGTGTAACTTCCTTGCTTTGGTGGAGTATTTTGATAAGTTCTTAATACCTCTTCAGTCAGCGAAGGAGTATCCCAAACTTTAATAGCACGATTAGCAAGTTGATTGGCTCTAGCCTTGATTGCTTGTTCATTCCATAATTCTACAGCACCTAAGCCTTCATTGAGTATAAGAGGGCTATACTTGAAACCACCTGACATATCGCGTTTATCAGTAAATGGACGGTCACTATATTCAGAGTTATAACCAGTGAGTGTTAAGTTGCCCAAGGTATGTAGATAGGTTTCATGCACTCGTACCCATTCTTCACCAAGCTCATTCTGCCATTCTTTGGAAAGCTTTTCATTTTGAGGCATGATATGTTCGACGGTATATTCGTGCACTGGAACACGCTCTTTGCGTTCAAAATTTTCCAAACGGCGTAACCAATAACTTCTACTACGTATGGTATACAAATCGCGGAGAACTAAATCACGCTTAAACTCATCATTACGTGGAAATCTCTTATAAGAACGCAATCCTAGTAAATGCGCTTTAAAACTTTCTAAATAACGTTCTTTATCCAAAGATTTATGAAAAGTGGCAAAGGTTTTATTTAGAGAGTTGGTAGGAATAGCACAGACTGCACGGCGAAATACATAAGCTTCAATTAAGCGAATTGCTGTATGGAAGTCCTCTTTAGTAAGCTGCCCTTGACTATAGTCGTCATATAACTCAAGCAATAATGGATAAGCTACATCGACCTTTAATTCACGCAAGTCTCTGAACGCCATAGACAGTTGATTATCAGCCTCTTTATCTAGTGCCATTGCACAGAAGTAGCTTGCAAATGCGTGGATATCTGCTACTAGCTGATCTACACCTAAGCCCATTGTTTCAGCATTTTGCGCGTGTTGCTTAAAGGCATCATAGACACCGTCGATACGCGGTATATCCCCAGTCTTAACAGTAAGGTAATGGCGCATAAAACTATCAAAATAGCTGCCATATCCTTCCTGACCAAACTCAATTTCCATCGGTCGCCAATGATTATTATATAGTTTAGCTTGATGTTCTGGTTCTAACCCCATTAGTACAAAGTTACGAATCAGATCAGCTTGGCTCAATGCCTTACCAGTAGAGTTCATACTCTCAAAAATCAGCTGTGGATTATCTTGATCTCGGCTTAGAGCGATATCAACAATAATTAGCTTAGCTAAACCACGGCAGAGTTGTTCCAAATTATTATTCAGTTTTTCGATCTTCTTATCAAAGAAATTGAAATTTTCTTCAACACGAAGTGAATGATTCTCTGGAAGTGGCTTCTGTGTTACTAACGCCAAAAGACTGTCTTTATCAGTCTGTGTCAATATTAATTTATATTTGCGTTCACCTTTTTCATAAGGATTAAGCAAATAGTAGTTACGTAACTTTTCTGCTGAGAACCCTTCTATTGGCTCGCTGTCACCAAGATGCCTTGATAAAGCCTCTAACAGTAACATAGCCGTCGTTAAGCGCTGTTGTCCATCTATAACTAACAATGGAGACTGACTTGATATTTGGTATAAACCTTGCTCGATATAAACAACAGATCCAATAAAATGACCTCCTACAGCGTCATTACTACCTGCTCGAATGATATCATCCCACAGCTGTTGGCACTGTTGCTCGGTCCATGAGTAGGTACGCTGATAAATAGGAATAACAAATTGTGGTGACTTTTGCAGGAATTTAAGGAGTTTGGCTTCTGTTGCTTTCATAGCTGTAAATATTTCCTTGATATTAATTTTGTCATTTATTAATTGATCACTACAATAACTTCAGAATTTGGGTATAGCTTAATTGATTCCAATAACGAGGTAGATTGAACCCTCTATATTGTTACTGTATGCTTATAAGCTATTCCCGTATTTATCAAGCCAGTTAATCGCCTCTTTATAATCAGGATACAGTGACTTTAATAACGTCCAAAACTTAGCTGAATGATTCATGATTTTTGTGTGTACAAGTTCATGAATGATAATATAATCTGATACTAGAGTTGGCACCTTAATCAAACGCCAATTTAGAGAAATATTTTTATCACTAGAACAATTTCCTAGTTTAGTTTTTTGATCTTTAATGTAGACAGCTTTGTAAGTGAAATTCAACCTTCCTGCTAGCTCTTTAGTTCTAGGCACTAAGTATTTTTTGGCTTCAGCCTTATACCACTTTTTTTGAACAACGGGATCTAGCAGATCTTTTTTGGCTCGAATTGTCTTATATTCATGGTCAATGATGACTTTAGTACTACAAGTTTCATCGTAGAAGTAAGAGTACCTGTTACCAAACATTAAGAGTTGGTTACGGCCCAACTCAATCTGGATTTTCTTACTAAAAAAAGACTGCTGCTTAGTGACCCATTTTGATTTCTTAGTAATTAATGCCTCTATTTCATTATCAGCAAATGAAGTCGGCACAAGAACTCTGACTTGTCCATCTTCTGACACCCTTATTCTGGCGTGTTTAACATCTTTTTTCTCTATTATGTAATTCTTTGATGACATTTTTAATTTAATCCAAAATACTTAATAATACTCAGCATAATAGCATCCATAAGTTGCGAGTCATCTTCAATACCCAACTCTTGGTATTTGTCTGAAGCTGCAAATATTTCAATATAAACCTGCAAACGTGTAACTTCTTTAGGTATATCCTGCCAACCAATGTAAATTTTCCTTTTAACAATTAATTCTACTATATCCTTAGCAAGCTCTTTGGTTAACTCATCATTAAAGCTAATTAGATTGGCGTTTTTAATGTGGGCATAGATCTCAAACGTCCCTTTATCTGCAAATCCCATTTTTTGAGGCAAGGTAGCAATATCATCAAGTTCATCGTAAAGCTTTCCTAGCTCAAGTAAAAGCTGCTCAATCGCCTGATTTTCTTCATTTTTCTTTTTTACTAGCTCATCCAATCGGTTCTGAAACTCAACATATGCTGCACTATTTACTTCATTCCTGCGGATGACTGTTTCAATATCACGTATAATTTTTTCTGCCTTATCTGATGGAGACAACTTAGTTTGTCTTAACTCATCCAGATAGTTCGAATCAATAGTGACCTCAGGCAGATGTCCCTTAAAGTCAATTAATTGAGCGCTTTCTTCTATCAGCTTTCTAGTTTTAGCTGCATATATCTCAGCATCGAAGTCCAAGCGTTTAAATTCTTCCAGATAAATCTCATATATTACATTGAGCCATAGATACTTATTGCGGTACTCTCTTAGTTTAGGATGTGGTGATATTGCCTCCCATAACTGAAGTACTTCTTTATAATCCTGTTCAAATTTGCCTTGGTCTAATTCATTTAATTTGCGTACAATTGCCATTGAGCATTCGTAACTATCTTCTAGCTCTATATCTTCAAAAGGCTTTAATGCCGCTTCTAAAACCTTAGGAAACTGATCTACTAAACTCTCAACATCCTCAAACTCTCCGATGTCTTCAGGATCATAATTTAAAGCTGCTTTATAGTTTTGGAATACGCCAACATAGTCCACAATGCGACCAAACTCTTTAGATAGATTAGATATTTTGTCATCATAAGGGCGGTTAGTACGAGCAACTGCTTGTAGTAAGTTGTGGTCTCTAATTGGACTATCCAAATACATGGTTTGTTCAATGGGTGCATCAAATCCAGTAAGAAGCATATTGCAAACAATAATGATTTTAAGGTTATTACCACTCTTCAATTCTTTAGGAGTAATACGTTTTTTAAAGTTCGTAATTAATTTACGACGTTCTTTATCTTCTTTATAATGATCTTTGAACAGCTCGTACTTCTCACCTTCTTCATAATTACCTGTAGAGAAGATAATCGTCATTTCTGATTGATCAAAATAATTTAGTAGCTCATTATAGTAAAGAACACACGCTTCTTTATCACAGGCTACTAGCTGTGCCTTATAGCCTTGAGGCTCAACACCTTCTTTGAAATCGTGAGCAATATCTTTGGCAAGAACTTCGATTCTATCAGGATGTTTTAAAAAAACCTTCCACGCCTGAACTCTTCTCTCTACTAGTCTCTTTTCATCTTCACTTAAATCAGCCGCAATCTCATCATAGCCTTGCTTGAGCTTATCTTTGTCAAGAAACCATTCTTGCGGACCGAAAGTGTAGCGAATGGGTACAGTAGCTCCGTCTTCGATAGCGTCTTGAATGCTATACTTGTCTAGATAATGCTCATGAGAGCCTTCTTCCTTTTTTATACCAAATTCTTGATGAGTCTTGGGGATTGGTGTGCCGGTGAACGCAAAACGACGCGCGTTAGGCAAAACGTTTTGTAGCTCTATCTGAAAGTTACCATACTGAGTACGATGTGCCTCATCAATAAGTATAATGATGTTATCTCGAGAGTCTTGGACATTACCAAGCTCTCTAAATTTTTGCACTGTAGTGATAAACACCCCTGCTGGTGATTTATCAATAATATATTTTAAATCGCCGATGTTGTGGACAGGCCTAACATTAGGAAAGTCGCAATCATCGAAAGTCCCACCTATTTGCTCTCGAAGCCCCTTACGGTCGACTACTATGTATACGGTTGGATCTTTAAGTGAGGGAGTATTGCGAAGCTTATAAGCGGTATATAGCATGGTCAAGCTTTTGCCTGACCCTTGAGTATGCCATATTACACCTTGCTTTAAATCCGACTCTGCAACTCGGTGCACGATTTTATTAGCCGCACGAAATTGCTGATAGCGTGCTACTTTCTTGATAACACTGCTTTCAGCTCGCTCAAAGACCAAAAAGTTTTTAACAATATCTAGCACTCGAGCTGGTTGTAACAGACCAACTATACCAAGCTTCATCTGCTCTAAGACTTTACCGTTAGGTAAGCGCTCTACATCGAAGTGATAAAAACCATCTTCTTCATTTATTGAGGTATGGCATAGATCATTATTTTCATCCAAGATAGGGTTGGGATAATCTGTTTCTAACAAAGTACTCTTCCATTCGTTGAAATACGACGAAGATGCGCCTAGAATACCGTATTTTGCAATGCGCCCATTACATGCCACACCAAAGCCGTGACACATATAGAATTTATCAGCACGTTGTTTGTAGGTAGAAAACTGCTTAACACCTTCGAGCCAGTTCGTGCCCTTGCGTGCTCGTTGTTTTGCTTCAATAGGCACTAATGGAATACCATTTACCAACAGGACGATATCCGTCCTTACCAATTCCAAGCCTTGTACTGAATACTGGTTGGTGACGATAAAGCTATTTTGCCAAATATCATTAAAATCAATAAAACAGAAATCTTTATCCTCACCGTCTACTGATAAAGTAATACCCTTTACAAGCTTTTCTAAAAAAGCTTCGTTTCCAAGAGTCGGGTTAAAATTATTAAAGTTGTGAGTTAACTGCTCTACCACTCTCTCGGCGATATCGACTGAAACCTGATTGATACTAGCGACTTTATCAATAAGAATTGTGTCGATAATAGGATTGGCAACTGGTCGGTTATACCTTTTTAAGTCATTACAACTTTCAAAGACCCAACCCATCTTAGATAACCATTCCGTGACTGGCTTCTCAACACCTTTAAGTTCTGACAGTTTACCCATGACTTACGCCTTATCCAATAGCTTATTTATTTTGTCCACATCCACTCGGACTTTTCCTGTTAATAGGTTTTGCATTAATGATTTTTTTAAACTTTTAAGAGTTTTTACTTTAGCATTCTTAGAAACTACAATATTGTTTACCTTATCTATATTTTCAGCAATTAAAACTTGCTCAGTAAGTGACTCAGGTATTACAAATTTAAACTTCCTAAAATCACTTAAAGATAAGTTTGCTCGTGCGGTTTCAACTTGCGAACCAAGAAGCCTTCTCTGTGTTTTGTCAGTTTGTAGATAATAGGCTAAAAATTTACTATCGTTACCTTCATTAGACCTAAAAACACAAACTGCCTGATTTGTATTAGCACACTTGACATTCAAATCATAGACTGCACAGCGTCCGATAGAAGCTCCTACAATATTAATTAAGATATCGCCTTTAATTAACTGACTGTTTTTTATTTTATTATTGAACTCAATTGGTAGATATTTTGGCTTAGATACATCAATATATCCATCTCTAACGTTTTCACTTGTTATAAACAGTATGCCTGAAGATTGATAGTCAAATCCTTGCCATTTAGGTGATTGGCCTTTAGCAATTTTTGTAGTAATTATATTTCCTTTTACTACAGACCAGCCTTTTGGGATTTTTCCAAGCTTATCATCATTATAGAACTCATCTTCCTTTCGCCAAGTCCAATCAGGCTTCAACTTGCCAATTAGTAAATTTTGCATTAGTGATTTTTTAAGGCATTCTGCTGAAAGAATACTATTCTCTATTGCTTCAATAGATTCATCTACTGTAGACAGAATGCCAGCAATAGCTTTTTGTTCAGGAAGTGGAGCACAGGGTAGCTTAAGTTTTGAAAAATAACGTTTTGATAACTCGATCTGATTTGTTGATCCTGTATAGCAGACCGACTCCAAATATCGTTGACCAAGTTCAGATGTCAAAAAGTAGCGAGCATATGTACTATCAATGGAATCTTCCGTCGTTCTTAGTACAGTAACATGACTGTCCGCAACTGCCTGAACGTCAGAGTATGACCATTGATTTACTCTACCTATAGTACCTGTACCTGTAGAGTTGATTAGAATATCCCCTTCACGCAAATAGAAAGAATCATCTATCTGATTAGGTACTACATGATATTTAACCTTTTCTAAATTAACGCAGTTCCATCTAATGCAATCTTGATTAACGACAAACAAGCCCTGATCATCTTCACTATAAATAGGAGACTTGCCACGACGCATAAAGGTGTTGTTATCTTTCAATTGCTTTTCAGTCCAGCCTATAGGCAAATTTTCAATAACTTTTTTCATTATTGAATTACCTCCATTAGTTCCTTAAGTAAGTCATCAAACGAACTTTCAATAACTAATGACGACTTAAAGTCTGAAACTGCTTCTTTTAAATCAATTTCTTCTTCAGGCTCAAAAGTATCAACGTAACGTGGAATATTAAGGTTAAATTCGTTTTCTTCCAATTCTTCCATATCTACTACAGAGAAATAACGCTTACTTAGCTGTGGATCAGCTAGTACAGTTAATAACTCAGTTTCGACCTCATCAATAGCCAGTCGCTCTTTATTTGCTTGCTCTTGAGCATCTGATATTTTTTGTTCTTTTTCAAAGATCAGCTTTTCGAGTAAATCTTCGCCCTTTACTTTGTTATTGATCATCGTTTTAGTTGGCTTTTTATCTTCAGACTCTCGCTTTAATATCTGCTCATCCGCTTCTATTATTTTATTCTTAGCAAACTCAATGTCATCAATACTATCAATCTCTATTTCATTTAGTTTAAAAGCTAGCTCTTCATCAATAAGTTCACGCAGCCGCGTTTTTTGCGAGTCTATCCACGCTTTGGCTATTTCTATATCACCCCAGCTCTCTAATATGGTAGATATACGCAGCATATCTTGCGGCATAAGCGTATTCATATTGGACTCTTCTTTATACCAGCCCTCTCTAGCAGCATAGACCATCAGCACCTTGTTTTTGCGCTCTTCTGGTTTATTTTTATCAATAAGCAAGATTGAGCCAGGTATTGTCGTTCCATAAAACAAGTTGCTCGGTAATACGACTATGGCATCAATAATGTTGACGCCCTTAACGAACTCACCGTCCTTATTAACTGCACCTTGTAAAAAACCACGACGAATTAAATATTCATCATCCGCTTTGCGGTTCTGTCCATCCTCTTCTTCCGTTTTTTCAGGCTGACCACGAAACAATACCCCTTGTGGGCATACTACACCAGCCTTACCATTTTCATTGATTGAGGCAACGATATGCTGTAGAAATGCGAAATCACCATTTGAATAAGGCGGAATGCCATAATCAAAACGTTTATATTGATCACTGAACTCTTCTTTACCTGGATAGCTCAGTTTAGGAGAGCCATCCTTATTAGTTTCAGGTTTACCCTTTTTGTTCTTCTTAGGTTCACCGTTCTTCCACCAGTTTTCCTGTGAGAATGGGAAATTAGCAGTGGCATAATCAAATTTCTTTATAGCTAAACTATTATCTTCTTCAGTAAATTTAGGGTCTTTTAGAGTATCCCCTTTTTCGATAGAAGCGTCTAACCCATGAAGAATCATATTTATATTAGCAATTGCCCAAGTATTCCACACATCCTCTTGCCCAAATAACCGAATGTTTTTTTGAGATCCTGTGGTTTTTTTGATGTATTTGGCGGCATTAATTAAGAAGCCTCCAGAACCACAAGTTGGATCGTATAATGTAGTGCCTTTTTGAGGCTTTAGATAACGCACGATAATATCAACGACTTCTTGCGGGGTATAAAACTGCCCAGCCGTAGTGCCACCTTTATTTTCGTCTGCAAATCGCTTAATCAGGTATTCATAAGCATCACCAAGTATATCTACTGAAGCATTTCTATTACTTAAATCTACTGCATCCAAATAGCTAACTAGAAGGCTAACAACCTCAGGATGCAACTTTTTACCACCAGAACCATCTGGAGATGGCTCATTCCAGCGTACTGTATTGATGACGCCCTTAAGTGATGGGTTAGCATCAGCAATTGCATTAACGGCTTTATTTAAAGCATCGTTTTTTCTATCCAATGGTGCGTTTCGGACATCTGTCCAAAAATGACCTTCAGGAATAATAAAGTCGTGTTTGTCCTTAATAATTTTTTGTT encodes:
- a CDS encoding DUF262 domain-containing protein, coding for MKATEAKLLKFLQKSPQFVIPIYQRTYSWTEQQCQQLWDDIIRAGSNDAVGGHFIGSVVYIEQGLYQISSQSPLLVIDGQQRLTTAMLLLEALSRHLGDSEPIEGFSAEKLRNYYLLNPYEKGERKYKLILTQTDKDSLLALVTQKPLPENHSLRVEENFNFFDKKIEKLNNNLEQLCRGLAKLIIVDIALSRDQDNPQLIFESMNSTGKALSQADLIRNFVLMGLEPEHQAKLYNNHWRPMEIEFGQEGYGSYFDSFMRHYLTVKTGDIPRIDGVYDAFKQHAQNAETMGLGVDQLVADIHAFASYFCAMALDKEADNQLSMAFRDLRELKVDVAYPLLLELYDDYSQGQLTKEDFHTAIRLIEAYVFRRAVCAIPTNSLNKTFATFHKSLDKERYLESFKAHLLGLRSYKRFPRNDEFKRDLVLRDLYTIRSRSYWLRRLENFERKERVPVHEYTVEHIMPQNEKLSKEWQNELGEEWVRVHETYLHTLGNLTLTGYNSEYSDRPFTDKRDMSGGFKYSPLILNEGLGAVELWNEQAIKARANQLANRAIKVWDTPSLTEEVLRTYQNTPPKQGSYTLADHPQLNKGMPMRELFEQLRNEIMALDPSVTEDILKLYVAFKADTNFVDVVPQKSRLRLTLNIPFHDLNDPKGIARDVTNLGRWGNGDAEVGINNISQVPYVMGLIRQALEIQMGEGV
- a CDS encoding SprT family zinc-dependent metalloprotease, with protein sequence MSSKNYIIEKKDVKHARIRVSEDGQVRVLVPTSFADNEIEALITKKSKWVTKQQSFFSKKIQIELGRNQLLMFGNRYSYFYDETCSTKVIIDHEYKTIRAKKDLLDPVVQKKWYKAEAKKYLVPRTKELAGRLNFTYKAVYIKDQKTKLGNCSSDKNISLNWRLIKVPTLVSDYIIIHELVHTKIMNHSAKFWTLLKSLYPDYKEAINWLDKYGNSL
- a CDS encoding type I restriction endonuclease subunit R, which translates into the protein MGKLSELKGVEKPVTEWLSKMGWVFESCNDLKRYNRPVANPIIDTILIDKVASINQVSVDIAERVVEQLTHNFNNFNPTLGNEAFLEKLVKGITLSVDGEDKDFCFIDFNDIWQNSFIVTNQYSVQGLELVRTDIVLLVNGIPLVPIEAKQRARKGTNWLEGVKQFSTYKQRADKFYMCHGFGVACNGRIAKYGILGASSSYFNEWKSTLLETDYPNPILDENNDLCHTSINEEDGFYHFDVERLPNGKVLEQMKLGIVGLLQPARVLDIVKNFLVFERAESSVIKKVARYQQFRAANKIVHRVAESDLKQGVIWHTQGSGKSLTMLYTAYKLRNTPSLKDPTVYIVVDRKGLREQIGGTFDDCDFPNVRPVHNIGDLKYIIDKSPAGVFITTVQKFRELGNVQDSRDNIIILIDEAHRTQYGNFQIELQNVLPNARRFAFTGTPIPKTHQEFGIKKEEGSHEHYLDKYSIQDAIEDGATVPIRYTFGPQEWFLDKDKLKQGYDEIAADLSEDEKRLVERRVQAWKVFLKHPDRIEVLAKDIAHDFKEGVEPQGYKAQLVACDKEACVLYYNELLNYFDQSEMTIIFSTGNYEEGEKYELFKDHYKEDKERRKLITNFKKRITPKELKSGNNLKIIIVCNMLLTGFDAPIEQTMYLDSPIRDHNLLQAVARTNRPYDDKISNLSKEFGRIVDYVGVFQNYKAALNYDPEDIGEFEDVESLVDQFPKVLEAALKPFEDIELEDSYECSMAIVRKLNELDQGKFEQDYKEVLQLWEAISPHPKLREYRNKYLWLNVIYEIYLEEFKRLDFDAEIYAAKTRKLIEESAQLIDFKGHLPEVTIDSNYLDELRQTKLSPSDKAEKIIRDIETVIRRNEVNSAAYVEFQNRLDELVKKKNEENQAIEQLLLELGKLYDELDDIATLPQKMGFADKGTFEIYAHIKNANLISFNDELTKELAKDIVELIVKRKIYIGWQDIPKEVTRLQVYIEIFAASDKYQELGIEDDSQLMDAIMLSIIKYFGLN
- a CDS encoding restriction endonuclease subunit S, whose amino-acid sequence is MKKVIENLPIGWTEKQLKDNNTFMRRGKSPIYSEDDQGLFVVNQDCIRWNCVNLEKVKYHVVPNQIDDSFYLREGDILINSTGTGTIGRVNQWSYSDVQAVADSHVTVLRTTEDSIDSTYARYFLTSELGQRYLESVCYTGSTNQIELSKRYFSKLKLPCAPLPEQKAIAGILSTVDESIEAIENSILSAECLKKSLMQNLLIGKLKPDWTWRKEDEFYNDDKLGKIPKGWSVVKGNIITTKIAKGQSPKWQGFDYQSSGILFITSENVRDGYIDVSKPKYLPIEFNNKIKNSQLIKGDILINIVGASIGRCAVYDLNVKCANTNQAVCVFRSNEGNDSKFLAYYLQTDKTQRRLLGSQVETARANLSLSDFRKFKFVIPESLTEQVLIAENIDKVNNIVVSKNAKVKTLKSLKKSLMQNLLTGKVRVDVDKINKLLDKA
- a CDS encoding class I SAM-dependent DNA methyltransferase, translating into MISKQALGSTLFGMADILRDKVEDYKSYILSLLFFKRLSDNYAWEIEHGIKEFVKEYGVEPNEKQKQKIIKDKHDFIIPEGHFWTDVRNAPLDRKNDALNKAVNAIADANPSLKGVINTVRWNEPSPDGSGGKKLHPEVVSLLVSYLDAVDLSNRNASVDILGDAYEYLIKRFADENKGGTTAGQFYTPQEVVDIIVRYLKPQKGTTLYDPTCGSGGFLINAAKYIKKTTGSQKNIRLFGQEDVWNTWAIANINMILHGLDASIEKGDTLKDPKFTEEDNSLAIKKFDYATANFPFSQENWWKNGEPKKNKKGKPETNKDGSPKLSYPGKEEFSDQYKRFDYGIPPYSNGDFAFLQHIVASINENGKAGVVCPQGVLFRGQPEKTEEEDGQNRKADDEYLIRRGFLQGAVNKDGEFVKGVNIIDAIVVLPSNLFYGTTIPGSILLIDKNKPEERKNKVLMVYAAREGWYKEESNMNTLMPQDMLRISTILESWGDIEIAKAWIDSQKTRLRELIDEELAFKLNEIEIDSIDDIEFAKNKIIEADEQILKRESEDKKPTKTMINNKVKGEDLLEKLIFEKEQKISDAQEQANKERLAIDEVETELLTVLADPQLSKRYFSVVDMEELEENEFNLNIPRYVDTFEPEEEIDLKEAVSDFKSSLVIESSFDDLLKELMEVIQ